One segment of Pseudofrancisella aestuarii DNA contains the following:
- a CDS encoding NADH-quinone oxidoreductase subunit N has translation MNLSIFYVLPEILLAIGVLVVMFSGLFLHGKIKNINYIFSQLFIALALVATFAKDNFLQAGVTFEGQVVFSGFAYTLQIVILILALFVTLYSREYIKDRKISDGDFYTLLMLCILGAMVLTAAHSLVSIYIGLELLSLPMYALIAIYRSSGRGLEASIKYFVLGAIASALLLFGMSFVYGITGQLDVTDIAKALAAGHFTGIERQLLLVCVVLMISSFLFKLGAFPFHMWLPDIYEGAPNAVATIVATIPKIAAFAMLVNILFVGFPSLKDSWIYLFRVIGILSIFFGSLVALSQTNIKRLLGYSTVSQVGFILLAISLHPQEYALVTASFYIIVYVFTALAIFGALTAISVGGYEIETLNDLKGFNTKNSWLAFIMLIVLFSMAGIPPFGGFIAKLFVIVGLINNGDYVLACFVLFMAVVASFYYVRVIKVMYFDDPENDTKVKAHKSTLLALSVNGLFLLLLGIMPLALLSTLAQVINVI, from the coding sequence ATGAATTTATCGATCTTTTACGTATTACCGGAAATATTACTAGCAATAGGTGTTTTAGTTGTAATGTTTTCAGGTTTGTTTTTGCATGGGAAAATAAAAAATATTAATTACATATTTTCTCAATTATTTATAGCTTTAGCTTTAGTAGCAACTTTTGCTAAAGATAACTTTCTGCAAGCAGGGGTTACATTTGAAGGGCAGGTTGTATTTAGTGGATTTGCTTATACTTTACAAATAGTAATATTGATTTTAGCTCTTTTTGTTACATTGTATTCAAGAGAGTATATTAAGGATAGAAAAATCTCAGATGGTGACTTCTATACTTTATTAATGCTATGTATATTGGGTGCGATGGTTCTAACAGCTGCACATAGTTTAGTTAGTATATACATTGGTTTAGAGCTTTTATCATTGCCAATGTATGCGTTAATTGCTATTTATAGAAGCTCTGGAAGAGGTCTTGAAGCATCAATTAAGTATTTTGTTTTAGGAGCTATTGCTTCAGCATTACTACTTTTTGGGATGTCATTTGTTTATGGTATCACTGGTCAATTAGACGTTACTGATATTGCTAAGGCATTAGCCGCGGGTCATTTTACGGGTATTGAGAGACAGCTTTTATTGGTGTGTGTTGTGTTAATGATATCTTCATTCCTATTCAAGTTAGGGGCATTTCCTTTTCATATGTGGCTTCCTGATATTTATGAAGGAGCTCCAAATGCTGTAGCTACTATTGTGGCAACTATCCCAAAAATAGCAGCATTTGCAATGTTGGTAAATATTCTGTTTGTAGGTTTTCCTTCACTAAAAGATTCTTGGATATATTTATTTAGGGTAATTGGTATATTATCCATCTTTTTTGGTAGTTTGGTTGCGTTGTCTCAAACGAATATAAAGAGATTACTTGGATACTCAACAGTTTCTCAAGTAGGTTTTATACTTTTAGCTATTAGTTTACATCCTCAAGAATATGCTTTAGTGACAGCTAGTTTCTATATTATTGTTTATGTTTTTACTGCACTAGCTATATTTGGAGCTTTAACAGCAATTAGTGTTGGTGGTTATGAAATAGAAACATTAAATGATTTGAAAGGATTTAATACTAAGAATTCATGGCTTGCATTTATTATGCTTATAGTATTGTTTTCTATGGCTGGTATCCCTCCTTTTGGTGGATTTATTGCTAAATTATTTGTGATTGTAGGTCTTATAAATAATGGAGATTACGTTTTAGCATGTTTTGTGTTGTTTATGGCTGTAGTAGCTTCATTCTATTATGTAAGAGTTATCAAGGTTATGTATTTTGATGATCCTGAAAATGATACTAAAGTTAAAGCACATAAATCGACACTTTTAGCTTTAAGTGTAAATGGCTTATTTTTATTATTATTAGGTATTATGCCTTTAGCATTATTATCAACTTTGGCTCAAGTTATTAACGTTATATAA
- a CDS encoding complex I subunit 4 family protein gives MNIGQHLLSLIIWMPIVGGFTVLATKTEELHGDAARWVALVFSAMTLLLCIPLVTGFDVGSYQMQYQESYRWFTGFGNHDIYYSLGVDGFSVLFIVLTCFATLVIVLAAWTSIKTKVRQYMAIFLITCGLTNGVFCANDSILFYVFWEALLIPTTLGIGIWGGKKKAYAAVKYFMYTFFGSVFLLAAILYLQSQVVQQPANALVNADTYSIQNFIAWATQSQGLDQAIKFTLTAQWLVFGAFFLAFAVKIPMWPFHSWLPDAHSEAPAGGSVILAALMLKLGAYGFLRFAIPMLPEVASSLEYVLIAMSLIAIVYVGIVAVAQTDVKRLIAYSSISHMGLVTLGLFSIFLLKNASPELGETHAQLAIQGAVFQMIAHAFSSGGMFIGIGYLYLRMHTREISDFSGVAKTMPIFAGFFMLFCMANVGLPGTSGFVGEFMILLAVFQYSPLFALIAGLTLIIAPVYTLWMYKRVFFGEVTSTQVAGLKDLGRMELFVFILLAAPTLFFGFYPEPILKISSAASAHIVGLSL, from the coding sequence ATGAATATTGGTCAACACTTATTGAGTTTGATTATATGGATGCCGATAGTTGGTGGTTTTACAGTACTAGCAACTAAAACGGAAGAGTTGCATGGAGATGCAGCACGTTGGGTTGCACTAGTATTTAGTGCAATGACTCTATTGCTATGTATCCCATTAGTTACTGGCTTTGATGTGGGTAGCTACCAAATGCAGTATCAGGAAAGCTATAGATGGTTTACGGGATTTGGTAATCATGATATTTACTATAGTCTGGGAGTGGATGGTTTTTCAGTTCTTTTTATAGTTCTAACTTGTTTTGCAACTTTGGTTATTGTATTAGCAGCTTGGACATCGATTAAAACTAAAGTCAGACAATATATGGCAATTTTTTTAATCACATGTGGTCTAACTAATGGTGTTTTTTGTGCTAACGACTCGATACTTTTTTATGTTTTTTGGGAAGCTTTGCTTATTCCAACAACTTTAGGTATAGGTATTTGGGGTGGAAAGAAAAAAGCATATGCGGCTGTTAAATACTTTATGTATACTTTTTTTGGATCTGTATTTTTATTAGCGGCAATATTGTATTTGCAGTCTCAAGTTGTTCAGCAACCAGCGAATGCTCTTGTAAATGCAGATACTTATTCTATACAAAACTTTATAGCATGGGCAACACAGTCACAAGGTTTAGATCAAGCTATTAAGTTTACATTAACGGCACAATGGTTAGTATTTGGGGCATTTTTCTTGGCATTTGCAGTAAAAATTCCTATGTGGCCTTTCCACTCATGGTTACCAGATGCTCACTCAGAAGCCCCTGCGGGAGGTTCGGTTATACTTGCTGCACTAATGCTTAAATTAGGAGCTTATGGTTTTTTAAGATTTGCTATTCCGATGTTGCCTGAAGTTGCATCATCTTTAGAATATGTGCTTATAGCAATGTCTCTTATCGCTATAGTTTATGTGGGAATAGTTGCTGTTGCTCAAACAGATGTTAAAAGGTTAATAGCATATTCATCTATCTCTCATATGGGGTTGGTAACTTTGGGACTTTTCTCTATATTTTTATTGAAAAATGCTAGTCCAGAGTTAGGTGAAACTCATGCTCAGCTTGCTATACAAGGAGCAGTTTTTCAGATGATAGCTCATGCATTTTCCTCTGGTGGTATGTTTATTGGTATTGGATATCTGTATTTAAGAATGCATACGAGGGAAATATCAGATTTCTCTGGTGTTGCTAAAACAATGCCAATATTTGCAGGATTTTTTATGCTTTTCTGTATGGCTAACGTAGGTCTTCCAGGAACAAGTGGATTTGTTGGGGAATTTATGATTCTATTAGCAGTTTTTCAATATTCTCCTTTATTTGCATTGATAGCTGGATTAACTCTGATAATAGCTCCTGTATATACATTATGGATGTATAAAAGAGTATTTTTTGGAGAAGTGACTTCTACTCAGGTTGCAGGTCTTAAAGATTTAGGAAGGATGGAGTTGTTTGTATTTATATTATTAGCAGCACCAACATTATTCTTTGGTTTTTATCCTGAGCCAATATTAAAAATATCATCTGCTGCTTCGGCGCATATTGTTGGTTTATCTCTATAG
- the nuoL gene encoding NADH-quinone oxidoreductase subunit L, producing the protein MMINNQIAAIVIAIIVLAPLVGAITAGFFSKSIKNEGVSFFTIVLCSVSFVLSAVLAYGVFFYGDVYSATYYSWAPISNKFSLDVGFTVNKITVYMMLIVTFVSTLVHVYSIGYMKGEEGYARFFSYISGFTFAMLCLVMGNNFLLLFFGWEGVGLFSYLLIGFYFNKDSANIASLRAFLVNRIGDLGFLLGIGAVILYTGSINYDTVFASLSSIDNTQVVEFLGISFSPVTLMCVLLFIGAMGKSAQFPLHSWLEGSMEGPTPISALIHAATMVTAGVFMVARLSPMFVMSEAALSFVLIIGAITCLFMGLIAIVQTDIKRVIAYCTLSQLGYMMVAQGAGAFSIGMFHLMTHAMFKALLFLAAGSVIVAMHHEQDIRRMGGLRKYLPLTYVCMFIGAWALAALPPFSGFFSKDLIIEAAGSTKVFGHDFAYAMVLACAFVTSFYIFRMFFLVFHGKERMTEEEKSHIKESPLSILIPLVLLAIPSALIGWYFFEPILSQANGLFGDTISSYAQQGLGGLSVTAHLASDEATATPLTFVKHSFHSLAFWLAFGAFILSYILYIWLPSIPEFLSKTKSGVGIFYHILVKKYFIDFLYDVVFAKAFLLISAFLWKVIDIFIIDKTIVHGSSNLIYQTGDSFRKLQRGYLFDYAFVMMVGVLLFILLLVMV; encoded by the coding sequence ATGATGATAAATAATCAAATAGCAGCTATAGTAATTGCGATTATAGTTTTGGCGCCTTTAGTTGGAGCTATTACTGCAGGATTTTTTAGTAAATCTATAAAAAATGAAGGTGTAAGCTTTTTTACAATAGTTCTATGTAGTGTATCTTTTGTATTAAGTGCTGTGTTAGCTTATGGAGTTTTCTTTTACGGAGATGTTTATAGCGCTACATATTATAGCTGGGCTCCTATTTCTAATAAATTTTCATTAGATGTTGGATTTACTGTTAATAAGATAACAGTATACATGATGCTTATAGTTACATTTGTTTCAACATTAGTACATGTTTACTCTATAGGTTATATGAAAGGTGAGGAAGGGTATGCAAGATTCTTCTCTTACATTTCAGGTTTTACCTTTGCTATGTTGTGTCTAGTAATGGGTAATAATTTTCTATTATTATTTTTTGGTTGGGAAGGTGTAGGTTTATTCTCTTATTTATTAATAGGTTTCTATTTTAATAAAGACTCAGCAAATATAGCTAGCTTAAGAGCTTTCTTAGTTAATAGAATTGGTGATTTAGGATTTTTATTAGGTATAGGTGCAGTAATACTTTATACAGGTTCTATAAACTATGATACAGTTTTTGCAAGTCTTTCGAGCATAGATAATACTCAGGTTGTTGAGTTTTTAGGTATATCTTTTAGTCCAGTAACATTAATGTGTGTTTTACTTTTCATTGGAGCTATGGGGAAATCTGCTCAATTTCCTTTACACTCTTGGTTAGAAGGTTCTATGGAAGGCCCTACTCCTATTTCAGCTCTTATACATGCTGCTACAATGGTTACAGCAGGTGTATTTATGGTTGCCAGACTTTCTCCAATGTTTGTGATGTCTGAAGCAGCATTGAGCTTTGTGTTAATAATAGGCGCTATTACTTGTTTATTTATGGGATTAATAGCTATTGTACAGACTGATATTAAAAGAGTTATTGCATATTGTACTCTTTCTCAGCTTGGTTATATGATGGTTGCTCAAGGAGCAGGTGCTTTTTCTATAGGTATGTTCCATCTTATGACTCATGCTATGTTTAAGGCACTTCTATTCTTAGCTGCAGGTTCTGTTATAGTTGCTATGCATCATGAGCAAGATATCAGAAGAATGGGTGGTTTAAGAAAATATTTACCTCTTACATATGTTTGTATGTTTATAGGTGCTTGGGCTTTAGCTGCGCTGCCTCCTTTTTCAGGATTTTTCTCAAAAGATTTAATAATAGAAGCGGCTGGTAGTACTAAAGTTTTTGGTCATGATTTTGCTTATGCAATGGTTTTAGCGTGTGCTTTTGTAACTTCTTTCTATATATTTAGAATGTTTTTCTTGGTATTCCATGGTAAAGAAAGAATGACTGAAGAAGAAAAGTCTCATATCAAAGAGTCTCCATTATCAATATTGATACCTTTAGTATTATTAGCTATCCCATCCGCTTTGATAGGTTGGTATTTCTTTGAGCCAATATTGTCTCAAGCTAATGGATTATTTGGAGATACAATTAGTTCTTACGCACAGCAAGGACTTGGTGGATTGAGTGTTACAGCACATTTAGCTTCTGATGAAGCTACTGCTACACCATTAACATTTGTTAAACACTCTTTCCATTCCCTAGCTTTTTGGTTAGCATTTGGCGCATTTATTTTGTCATATATACTTTATATATGGTTACCTAGTATTCCAGAGTTTTTATCTAAGACAAAGTCAGGGGTGGGAATTTTTTATCATATTTTAGTCAAAAAGTACTTCATTGATTTTTTATATGATGTGGTTTTTGCAAAAGCATTTTTATTAATAAGTGCATTTTTGTGGAAAGTGATAGATATATTTATTATAGATAAAACGATTGTTCATGGATCATCAAATTTAATATATCAAACAGGAGATAGTTTTAGAAAACTACAAAGAGGATATTTGTTTGATTATGCTTTTGTAATGATGGTTGGGGTATTGTTATTTATATTATTGCTAGTAATGGTTTAG
- the nuoK gene encoding NADH-quinone oxidoreductase subunit NuoK: protein MNSITIPVTHGLIFSTILFVISVAGIIINRRNILILLMSIELMLLAVNTNFLIFANMHQQAMGGVFVFFILAVAAAETAIGLAIVVAISRKRKTIDLSKLNTLKG, encoded by the coding sequence ATGAATAGTATTACAATTCCAGTTACGCATGGATTAATTTTTAGCACAATACTTTTTGTTATAAGTGTTGCGGGGATTATTATAAATAGAAGAAATATTTTAATTCTTTTAATGTCCATAGAGCTAATGCTTCTTGCTGTTAATACAAACTTTTTGATATTTGCAAATATGCATCAACAAGCGATGGGTGGAGTTTTTGTATTCTTTATACTAGCCGTGGCTGCAGCTGAAACAGCTATAGGTCTTGCTATTGTAGTAGCAATCTCACGTAAGAGAAAAACAATTGATTTAAGTAAACTTAATACATTGAAAGGTTAG
- a CDS encoding NADH-quinone oxidoreductase subunit J, with translation MIVNILFYIFASLAIISALVLVLGNNPVNSVIAMISTFIFSAAVWITFQQTYLALLLIVVYVGAVLVMFLFVVFMLDLHVEKQGRVGRFFYALSAIIVCAIFATIITYAVIQVFSGATMKEGVGGLKIIGSTMFNDSNLYVFELVDFILLAAMVAAVTLTLRSKRKDNRSVNPVEQIRVRAKDRLTMVKIGSDKKQKQEDVTNE, from the coding sequence GTGATAGTTAATATTTTATTTTATATATTTGCATCTCTAGCTATTATTTCAGCTTTGGTATTAGTGTTAGGCAATAATCCAGTTAATTCTGTCATAGCTATGATCTCGACGTTTATTTTTTCAGCTGCAGTATGGATTACTTTTCAGCAAACATATTTAGCTTTACTTTTGATAGTTGTTTATGTTGGTGCTGTACTGGTTATGTTTCTGTTCGTGGTATTTATGCTTGACTTACATGTTGAAAAGCAGGGTAGAGTTGGTAGATTTTTTTATGCGCTTTCAGCAATTATTGTATGTGCAATATTTGCAACAATAATAACTTACGCAGTGATCCAAGTTTTTTCTGGAGCAACTATGAAAGAGGGCGTTGGAGGATTGAAAATAATAGGCTCTACAATGTTTAATGATAGTAATTTATATGTTTTTGAGCTTGTGGACTTTATTCTTCTTGCTGCTATGGTTGCTGCAGTTACTCTTACTTTAAGAAGTAAAAGAAAAGATAATAGATCAGTTAATCCTGTTGAGCAAATTAGAGTTAGAGCTAAAGATCGTTTGACTATGGTTAAGATAGGATCTGATAAAAAGCAAAAACAAGAGGATGTGACTAATGAATAG
- the nuoI gene encoding NADH-quinone oxidoreductase subunit NuoI → MRNVTSFLKTFLLWELLKGLTVTGKHFFTRKVTVQYPDERTPVSNRFRGLHALRRYENGEERCIACKLCEVVCPALAITINSTEREDGSRRTSSYEIDLFKCIFCGFCEESCPVDSIVETNILEYHFEERGENIMTKAKLLAIGDKYESQIAADRLQDKNFR, encoded by the coding sequence ATGAGAAATGTTACAAGTTTTCTTAAAACATTTTTACTATGGGAGCTTTTGAAAGGGCTGACAGTTACGGGGAAACACTTTTTTACTAGAAAAGTTACTGTACAGTACCCAGATGAAAGAACTCCTGTCTCTAATAGATTTAGAGGTTTACATGCTTTAAGACGATATGAAAATGGTGAAGAAAGATGTATTGCTTGTAAACTTTGTGAGGTGGTTTGCCCAGCTTTAGCAATTACAATTAATTCAACTGAAAGGGAAGATGGTTCAAGAAGAACATCAAGTTATGAAATAGATTTATTTAAATGTATATTTTGTGGCTTCTGTGAAGAGTCATGTCCAGTTGATTCTATTGTTGAGACAAATATTCTGGAGTATCACTTTGAAGAAAGAGGTGAGAATATTATGACTAAGGCCAAATTGTTAGCAATAGGAGATAAGTATGAATCTCAAATTGCAGCAGATAGATTACAAGATAAAAATTTTAGATAG
- the nuoH gene encoding NADH-quinone oxidoreductase subunit NuoH encodes MLEYVLWISLYTLLIIIPLILVVAYYTYAERKVIGYMQDRIGPNRVGSFGLLQPIIDALKLFLKEIIVPTKSNRYLFFVAPILAFAPAYAAWAVIPFAKGVVVSDMNLGLLYILAMTSFSIYGIVIAGWASNSKYSLFGALRAGAQVISYELSMGFAIVGVVIAAGSMSITGIIESQAGGILHWYFIPLFPLFIVYFISGIAETNRAPFDVVEGESEIVAGHHIEYTGARFALFFLAEYANMILISILTAIMFLGGWNSPFEGTALEHIFSIIPGVVWLFGKTSVFMFMFLWIRATYPRYRYDQIMRLGWKIFIPLTFAWVVVVACMVRFNVGPWW; translated from the coding sequence ATGTTAGAGTATGTTTTATGGATTTCTCTTTATACTCTTCTTATAATCATTCCTTTGATTTTAGTGGTTGCGTACTATACATATGCTGAGAGAAAAGTTATTGGATATATGCAAGATAGGATTGGTCCAAATAGAGTCGGCTCTTTTGGTTTGTTGCAACCTATAATTGATGCTTTAAAGCTTTTCTTAAAAGAGATAATTGTTCCTACAAAATCAAATAGATATTTATTCTTTGTTGCTCCAATATTGGCATTTGCACCAGCATATGCAGCGTGGGCAGTTATCCCATTTGCTAAAGGTGTAGTGGTCTCAGATATGAATCTTGGACTTCTTTATATATTAGCAATGACATCTTTTTCTATATATGGAATAGTTATTGCTGGGTGGGCATCAAATAGTAAATATTCTTTATTCGGTGCGCTTAGAGCTGGAGCTCAAGTTATTTCATATGAGCTTTCTATGGGCTTTGCTATAGTAGGCGTTGTAATAGCTGCTGGATCTATGAGTATAACAGGAATAATAGAGTCACAAGCTGGAGGAATATTACATTGGTATTTTATACCTTTATTCCCTTTGTTTATTGTGTATTTCATTTCAGGTATTGCTGAAACTAATAGAGCGCCTTTTGACGTTGTTGAGGGAGAGTCTGAAATTGTTGCAGGGCATCACATAGAATATACTGGGGCTAGATTTGCTTTATTTTTCTTGGCAGAATATGCGAATATGATTTTAATTAGTATTTTGACTGCGATAATGTTTTTAGGCGGTTGGAATTCTCCTTTTGAAGGAACAGCTCTTGAGCACATATTTTCAATAATACCTGGCGTAGTATGGTTATTTGGTAAAACTAGTGTGTTTATGTTTATGTTTTTATGGATTAGAGCAACTTACCCTAGATATAGATATGATCAAATAATGAGACTTGGATGGAAAATATTTATTCCACTAACATTTGCTTGGGTTGTTGTGGTTGCTTGTATGGTAAGATTTAATGTAGGGCCTTGGTGGTAA
- the nuoG gene encoding NADH-quinone oxidoreductase subunit NuoG: MSDNKESKKVNVEIDGRSYEALPNQTIIQIADANGIYIPRFCYHKKLSVAANCRMCLVDVDGARRASPACATPVMDGMKVKTRSEKALQMQKDVMEFLLINHPLDCPICDQGGECELQDIALGYGNTTSDYKETKRAVADPGLGPLISTDMTRCILCTRCVRFGEEVAGVKELGVMGRSDHSEISTYISGDVVNSELSGNVIDLCPVGALTSKPFRFKARAWELKQYPAISAGDGVATDLNAHIYQNKLVRVVPREDETGSTWIADRDRFEYAGLYSEDRIEQPMIKKSGDWVPVSWEEALDFVKVAIKQTVEKDGADKIAAVISESSTSEEMFLTKKLLKAVGSENIDSRVRENASKKGVSSGIGLDCSLKEIEKSDFIFVLGSNLRKEYPLINYGVKEAVEKGAKVVAWNICDYEFNYPIAQTKMDLSDAGFLALSLLKALLTRANISYSHFDLDDVLRKVDPAAEVRKVADQILEANSPKILVGQDIVGSKEFGFVSIIISMIREVINIKGGFLPTNVNSVGAVRTGVVPGFGCDTEFSVKECLSGSTDTKLLLLFNTEPAKDSVLGEAKLKEALSNIDIVVSFGAYADRLIKEQADIIIPTASHYETSGSFVDAFGNIKKFKQVVKPYAENKELWRILRVLGNILDLKGFEYNEISEVTTDAYNNQQDNSSVEIDYKKELKELPLEEARDITFVATSSMYDNTSLIRRSKPLQETQDAKRYSGVRISRTLADKIGSDNEVGRIKFYNIENSVEYDFVVDDALHSKNIMIPRKKMESFLYSDNNISIRLVNDKGE; the protein is encoded by the coding sequence GTGTCAGACAATAAAGAATCCAAAAAAGTTAATGTAGAAATAGATGGTAGAAGTTATGAAGCGCTACCTAACCAGACTATAATTCAGATTGCAGATGCAAATGGTATATATATACCTAGATTTTGTTACCATAAAAAGCTTTCTGTAGCAGCTAACTGTCGTATGTGTTTAGTTGATGTTGATGGTGCTAGAAGAGCATCGCCGGCTTGCGCAACACCAGTTATGGACGGAATGAAAGTAAAAACAAGGTCTGAAAAAGCTTTGCAGATGCAAAAAGATGTTATGGAGTTTTTGCTTATAAACCATCCATTAGACTGTCCGATTTGTGATCAAGGTGGAGAGTGTGAGTTACAAGATATTGCTCTTGGTTACGGAAATACTACATCAGACTATAAGGAAACAAAAAGAGCAGTTGCAGATCCTGGACTTGGTCCTTTGATATCTACTGATATGACTAGATGTATTCTATGTACACGCTGTGTTAGATTTGGTGAGGAAGTGGCTGGCGTTAAAGAGCTAGGTGTTATGGGAAGAAGCGATCATTCTGAGATTAGTACTTATATCTCTGGAGATGTAGTTAATTCGGAATTGTCAGGAAATGTTATAGACCTTTGCCCTGTTGGAGCACTTACTTCAAAGCCTTTTAGATTTAAAGCAAGAGCTTGGGAGCTTAAACAATATCCAGCTATCTCTGCTGGTGACGGTGTTGCTACAGATTTAAATGCACACATATATCAAAATAAATTAGTTAGAGTTGTACCGAGAGAAGATGAAACGGGAAGTACATGGATAGCTGATAGGGATAGATTTGAATATGCGGGTCTTTATAGCGAAGATAGAATTGAGCAACCAATGATTAAAAAATCAGGTGATTGGGTGCCTGTTTCTTGGGAAGAGGCTTTAGATTTTGTAAAAGTGGCTATTAAGCAAACAGTTGAAAAAGATGGTGCTGATAAAATAGCTGCTGTAATATCTGAGAGCTCTACTTCAGAAGAAATGTTTTTAACAAAAAAACTTTTGAAAGCTGTAGGCTCTGAAAATATAGATTCTCGAGTAAGAGAGAATGCTTCTAAAAAAGGAGTTTCATCTGGTATTGGACTGGATTGTTCATTAAAAGAAATTGAAAAGTCTGATTTTATATTTGTTCTAGGTTCAAATCTGAGAAAAGAATATCCATTAATAAATTATGGAGTAAAAGAAGCTGTTGAAAAAGGTGCTAAGGTAGTTGCTTGGAATATCTGTGATTACGAGTTTAATTATCCAATTGCTCAGACAAAAATGGATTTAAGTGACGCAGGGTTTTTAGCCCTTTCTTTACTTAAAGCTTTGCTTACTAGAGCTAATATTAGCTATAGTCATTTTGATTTAGATGATGTTTTAAGAAAAGTTGATCCTGCTGCAGAAGTAAGAAAAGTTGCAGATCAAATTTTAGAAGCAAATTCACCGAAAATACTTGTTGGGCAAGATATAGTTGGATCAAAAGAGTTTGGGTTTGTATCAATCATTATTTCTATGATAAGAGAAGTTATAAATATCAAAGGAGGATTCTTGCCAACAAATGTTAATTCGGTAGGCGCTGTCAGAACAGGAGTGGTCCCTGGTTTTGGTTGCGATACGGAGTTTTCTGTGAAAGAGTGTTTGAGTGGAAGTACAGATACGAAATTATTGTTATTATTTAATACTGAGCCTGCTAAGGATAGTGTTCTTGGTGAAGCTAAATTAAAAGAAGCTTTATCAAATATAGATATTGTAGTTTCATTTGGTGCTTATGCAGATAGATTGATAAAAGAACAGGCAGATATCATTATTCCTACTGCTTCTCATTATGAAACATCTGGTAGTTTTGTGGATGCTTTTGGAAATATTAAGAAGTTTAAGCAAGTTGTAAAGCCTTATGCTGAAAATAAAGAGCTCTGGAGAATCCTAAGAGTTCTGGGTAATATATTAGATCTGAAAGGTTTTGAATATAATGAAATCTCAGAAGTCACTACAGATGCTTATAATAATCAGCAAGATAATAGTAGTGTTGAAATAGATTATAAAAAAGAGCTGAAAGAGTTGCCTTTGGAAGAAGCTAGAGATATAACTTTTGTTGCTACTAGCAGTATGTACGATAATACTAGCTTAATAAGAAGATCTAAACCTTTACAGGAAACTCAAGATGCTAAAAGGTATTCTGGAGTAAGAATTTCTAGAACTTTAGCAGATAAGATTGGTTCTGATAATGAAGTTGGTAGAATCAAGTTTTATAATATAGAAAATTCAGTTGAATATGATTTTGTTGTAGATGATGCTCTTCATTCAAAGAATATAATGATTCCTAGAAAAAAAATGGAGTCATTTTTGTATAGTGACAACAATATTAGTATAAGACTAGTTAACGATAAGGGAGAGTAG